One Rhea pennata isolate bPtePen1 chromosome 3, bPtePen1.pri, whole genome shotgun sequence DNA segment encodes these proteins:
- the TAF5L gene encoding TAF5-like RNA polymerase II p300/CBP-associated factor-associated factor 65 kDa subunit 5L, which produces MKRVRTEQIQMAVSCYLKRRQYVDSEGPLKQGLKLCQTAEEMAANLTVQSESGCANVVSAAPCLAEPQQYEVQFGRLRNFLTDSDSQHSHEVMPLLYPLFVYLHLNMVQNGLKSTVDSFYSRFHGMFLQNASQKDIIEQLQTTMTIQDILSNLKLRAFLDNKYVIRLQEDSYNYLLRYLQSDNNNALCKVLTLHIHLDVQPAKRTDYQLYAGGSSSRSESNGLESSDMPASILQNEAAMDLLQDSIKRVKDGPPSLTTICFYAFYNTEQLLNTAEISPNSKLLAAGFDNSCVKLWSLRSRKLKSEPHLVDVSRIRLACDILDDEEEEDDCVGTEMKILRGHCGPVYSTRFLSDSSGLLSCSEDMSIRYWDLGSFTNTVLYQGHAYPVWDLDISPCSLYFASGSHDRTARLWSFDRTYPLRIYAGHLADVDCIKFHPNSNYLATGSTDKTVRLWSTQQGNSVRLFTGHRGPVLALAFSPNGKYLASAGEDQRLKLWDLASGTLYKELRGHTDNITSLTFSPDSSLIASASMDNSVRVWDIRNSYCNAPADGSSSELVGVYTGQMNNVLSVQFMACNLLLVTGIAQENQEH; this is translated from the exons ATGAAACGCGTACGCACAGAACAGATTCAGATGGCAGTGTCCTGCTACCTCAAACGCCGTCAGTATGTGGACTCAGAAGGACCCTTAAAacaagggctgaagctgtgTCAGACTGCTGAAGAGATGGCAGCTAATCTCACAG tccAATCTGAATCTGGTTGTGCCAACGTTGTGtctgcagctccctgcctggCAGAGCCACAGCAATATGAAGTACAATTTGGACGATTACGCAATTTTCTCACAG attcAGATTCTCAGCACAGCCATGAAGTGATGCCTCTTCTGTATCCTCTCTTTGTCTACCTCCATCTGAATATGGTCCAGAATGGCCTAAAAAGCACAGTGGACAGTTTCTACAGCCGCTTCCATGGCATGTTCTTGCAGAATGCCAGCCAGAAGGATATAATTGAGCAGTTGCAGACTACCATGACTATTCAAGATATCTTGTCCAACTTGAAGCTCCGAGCTTTTCTGGACAACAAGTATGTCATCCGCCTTCAAGAGGACAGCTACAACTACCTTCTTCGCTACCTCCAAAGTGACAACAACAATGCCCTGTGCAAAGTCCTGACCTTGCACATTCACCTGGATGTGCAGCCCGCCAAGAGGACCGACTACCAGCTCTACGCCGGTGGGAGCTCCTCGCGCAGCGAAAGTAACGGCCTGGAATCCAGCGACATGCCAGCTTCTATTCTGCAGAATGAGGCGGCCATGGATTTACTGCAGGACAGCATTAAACGTGTCAAGGACGGGCCCCCTTCCTTAACAACCATCTGTTTCTATGCCTTCTATAACACAGAGCAGTTGCTGAACACTGCAGAGATCTCACCGAATAGCAAGCTGCTTGCTGCCGGGTTTGATAATTCATGTGTTAAGCTGTGGAGCCTGCGTTCCAGGAAGTTAAAATCTGAGCCCCATCTTGTTGATGTGTCCCGCATCCGCCTGGCTTGTGACATCTTGGATGATGAG gaggaagaggatgactGCGTAGGCACAGAAATGAAGATCCTGAGAGGACACTGTGGACCTGTGTATAGCACAAGGTTCCTTTCAGACAGTTCAGGACTCTTATCTTGCTCTGAGGACATGTCCATTAGATACTGGGACCTTGGAAGTTTTACAAACACCGTGTTGTACCAAGGACATGCCTATCCTGTCTGGGATTTGGATATTAGTCCCTGCAGCCTGTACTTTGCCAGCGGTTCCCATGATCGCACAGCAAGACTCTGGTCATTTGATCGGACGTACCCACTGCGAATATATGCAGGCCATTTGGCGGACGTGGACTGTATCAAGTTCCACCCCAATTCCAACTACTTAGCAACGGGCTCCACAGACAAAACTGTGCGCTTATGGAGCACTCAGCAGGGCAACTCGGTGCGTCTTTTCACAGGTCACCGTGGCCCTGTGCTAGCGCTTGCGTTTTCTCCCAATGGTAAGTACCTGGCATCAGCAGGTGAAGACCAGCGGCTAAAGCTGTGGGACTTGGCTTCAGGAACTCTTTACAAAGAACTGAGGGGGCACACGGACAATATAACCAGCCTTACTTTTAGCCCCGACAGTAGTTTGATTGCTTCAGCGTCAATGGATAATTCTGTCCGGGTCTGGGACATTCGGAACAGTTACTGCAACGCCCCTGCAGATGGGTCTTCCAGTGAACTGGTTGGTGTATATACCGGACAGATGAATAATGTACTGAGTGTACAATTTATGGCCTGTAATCTTCTTCTAGTGACTGGAATTGCACAAGAAAATCAggaacattaa